A region from the Aegilops tauschii subsp. strangulata cultivar AL8/78 chromosome 5, Aet v6.0, whole genome shotgun sequence genome encodes:
- the LOC123493978 gene encoding uncharacterized protein yields the protein MESFANPSCPPLFSGSDWPFWKSRMKTFLEAQRYAIWQIVVRDFAIPARVGPKNIVDVENNSKPINILLSGLDRREHERVGHLDTAHKIWSTLITYHEGTSEIKTARQDIYKAEYNKFEQLPGESLEDMFGRFEVIVGKLRGVGVVYTDPEKARHILNSLDPIYEMRKIAIQESHKPDEFSVDMLFSNLKTHQIASEGRNPPRNRTPALVGSECQTAHGPSSVSESGSGPSSGFSLACLVSVSDEQLESLPEDDLALFGHYRSDCPNFKDYGENSGGKNNYSKKKSFSRHETKFRPKAEKHLQKMVAAIASGLQSAVDLSDIDSDQSGEDDPPSPKGKDTKKKAADRLTGMCFMAHEAIEENDNTDEDATASVPSHNIDDCAGCDVLRAELELARNTHASMSQLLESASNELADVKLSPCSLCVENTPMYVPKVPDCACPNCDKLNARIKNLEQTLFDAENPPSCLKCKYFDDRVKKLNQMILDVRAPGNCVNCPKLEEEVEELGAHLSELYKKYDLVKASNSKKPNDSCDASSSSVTTCTFCTILENDLVAMHEAFRVRFGKGVANPVSVDCVSCEGLKLEIQAYKDRYGRAVRVSSLKECLSCASYAKEVAYLKTTLEKLSSGEKRLNMILDKSKVGCEGLANKWLIDSGCSRHMTGDTKWFASLCKASGDEKITFGNDAQGCIVAKGTVRVNENCLLKDVALVSKLSYNLISVSQLLDEGFEVRFKKSASRVLDSTGDLVFGISRVGKIFGADFGVLLSSGP from the exons ATGGAGTCATTTGCGAACCCGTCGTGTCCTCCGCTGTTCTCTGGGAGTGACTGGCCGTTTTGGAAGTCTCGGATGAAAACATTTCTTGAAGCTCAAAGGTATGCGATATGGCAAATTGTTGTGCGAGATTTTGCAATACCTGCTCGTGTTGGTCCTAAGAATATAGTTGATGTTGAAAATAATTCCAAACCTATTAACATTCTCTTGTCGGGTTTGGATAGGAGAGAGCATGAGCGTGTTGGACACCTAGACACAGCCCACAAAATTTGGTCCACTCTCATCACTTACCACGAGGGCACTAGTGAGATTAAGACAGCTCGTCAGGACATTTACAAAGCCGAGTACAACAAATTTGAGCAGTTACCTGGTGAGTCTCTAGAGGACATGTTTGGTAGGTTTGAGGTCATAGTTGGGAAATTGAGGGGTGTCGGGGTTGTGTACACTGATCCTGAGAAAGCTAGACACATCCTAAACTCTCTTGACCCAATCTATGAGATGAGAAAGATCGCGATTCAAGAGTCCCATAAACCCGATGAGTTCAGTGTAGACATGTTGTTCTCCAATCTTAAAACTCACCAAATAGCCAGTGAAGGTAGAAACCCACCTAGGAACAGGACTCCTGCACTAGTTGGTAGTGAATGCCAAACTGCACATGGTCCCTCTAGTGTTTCTGAGTCTGGCAGTGGTCCTTCTTCTGGTTTTTCACTTGCTTGTTTGGTTTCAGTCTCTGATGAACAACTTGAATCTTTGCCTGAGGATGATCTTGCTCTTTTT GGGCACTACAGGTCTGATTGTCCAAATTTCAAAGATTATGGTGAAAATAGTGGTGGCAAGAACAACTATAGCAAGAAGAAATCGTTCTCTCGTCATGAAACCAAGTTCCGGCCAAAGGCTGAGAAGCATCTTCAAAAGATGGTTGCTGCAATCGCTTCGGGTCTACAATCTGCAGTAGATTTAAGTGACATCGACTCTGACCAGAGTGGTGAGGATGATCCTCCTTCTCCCAAAGGGAAGGATACAAAGAAAAAGGCGGCTGATCGGCTCACCGGCATGTGTTTTATGGCTCATGAGGCTATTGAGGAGAACGACAACACGGATGAG GATGCTACTGCTAGTGTGCCTTCTCATAATATTGATGATTGTGCTGGATGTGATGTGTTGCGTGCTGAATTAGAACTTGCTAGGAATACTCATGCTAGTATGTCACAGCTGCTTGAATCTGCTAGCAATGAACTTGCTGATGTTAAGTTGAGCCCTTGCTCCCTTTGTGTTGAAAATACACCTATGTATGTTCCTAAAGTTCCAGACTGTGCCTGCCCAAACTGTGATAAATTAAATGCTAGAATTAAGAATCTTGAACAAACACTTTTTGATGCAGAGAATCCTCCTTCTTGTTTGAAGTGCAAATACTTTGATGATAGGGTTAAAAAGTTGAATCAAATGATCCTAGATGTGCGTGCTCCTGGAAATTGTGTAAATTGTCCTAAACTCGAAGAAGAAGTTGAGGAACTAGGAGCTCATCTCAGTGAACTCTATAAGAAATATGATCTTGTTAAAGCTTCAAATTCAAAAAAACCTAATGATTCTTGTGATGCTTCTTCTAGTTCTGTTACTACTTGTACTTTCTGTACCATACTTGAGAATGATCTTGTTGCAATGCATGAAGCATTTCGGGTCAGGTTTGGCAAGGGTGTAGCAAATCCTGTGAGTGTAGATTGTGTCTCTTGTGAGGGATTAAAACTTGAGATTCAGGCCTACAAGGATAGATATGGGAGAGCTGTGAGGGTGTCCTCCTTAAAAGAGTGTCTATCGTGTGCTTCCTATGCAAAAGAAGTAGCTTACCTCAAGACGACCCTAGAAAAGCTCTCAAGTGGTGAGAAAAGATTAAACATGATTTTAGATAAGTCAAAG GTTGGTTGTGAGGGTTTGGCGAACAAGTGGCTTATTGACTCTGGGTGTTCACGCCACATGACTGGTGATACCAAATGGTTCGCCTCCCTCTGCAAAGCGTCTGGTGATGAAAAGATCACTTTTGGGAATGATGCACAGGGTTGCATTGTGGCCAAAGGAACAGTGCGAGTCAATGAGAACTGTCTTCTCAAAGATGTAGCCCTTGTAAGTAAGTTGAGTTATAATTTGATTTCAGTTTCACAGCTTCTTGATGAGGGTTTTGAGGTTCGTTTCAAGAAATCTGCTTCTCGTGTTCTTGACTCTACTGGTGATCTTGTCTTTGGTATTTCCCGTGTTGGTAAAATCTTTGGTGCTGATTTTGGAGTGCTTTTGTCCTCTGGTCCATGA